The following are encoded together in the Lathyrus oleraceus cultivar Zhongwan6 chromosome 3, CAAS_Psat_ZW6_1.0, whole genome shotgun sequence genome:
- the LOC127126479 gene encoding uncharacterized protein LOC127126479: protein MEEEKSIRGNGEKEKEKKNGKQRGGIRTLPFILANEVCDRFASSGFHANMISYLTQQLNMPLVSASNTLSNFNGVSSLTPLLGAFIADSFAGRFWTIVVATIIYELGLITITISAIMPQFHPPPCPTQLNCEEAKSSQLWILYLSLFLAALGSGGIRSCVVPFSGDQFDMTKKGVESRKWNLFNWYFFCMGFATLSALTIVVYIQDHMGWGWGLGIPTIAMFISIIVFVLGSSLYKTVKPNGSPFVRVAQVIVAAFKKRNEVLPNDSELLYQNMELDSPISLEGRLSHSKQFKWLDKAAIVTKEEDKNPNAKPNLWNLATVHRVEELKCIIRMLPIWASGILLITAASHQSSFVIQQARTMNRHLSHSFQLSPANMSIFSVLTMMIGIVLYERLFVPFARRYTKNPTGLTCLQRMGIGYVINITGTIVSALVEIKRKKVASEYNLLDNPKAIIPISVFWLVPQYFLHGVAEVFMSVGHLEFLYDQSPESMRTSATALYCIATAIGSFIGTLMVTLVHKYTGKERNWLPDRNLNRGRLEYYYFLVSGIQVVNFIYYVVCAWFYTYKPVEEISEINMQGDLEQVNREVSLVSLEEGKSIGSEELQNKKKVKSQRRGGIRTLPFILANEVCDRFAVAGFNGNLISYLTQQLNMPLVSAANTLTIFGGTASFTPLIGALISESFAGHFWTITIGSIIYQLGMISITLSSILPHMRPPPCPTQLNCQEATSSQLSMFFISLVLISIGSGGIRPCVVPFLGEQFDMTKKGVASRKWNIFNWYFFFMGIASLSALTIVVYIQDNTGWGWGFGIPTIVMFLSIVAFVFGSPFYKTEKPKGSPLVRLAQVIVAAVKKRKEVLPNDPKHLYQNREVDAGISLEGRLLHTNQYKWLDKAAIVTGEDDTEQNAPPNFWKLVTVHRVEELKSIIRILPISASGILLIAASAHLPSFVIEQARTMDRHLSQTFQISPANMSIFSVITMMTGVILYERLFVPIVRRFTKNPVGITCIQRMGIGFAINILATLISAPVEIKRKEVAAKYNLLDDPKAIIPISVFWLVPQYCFHGLADVFMSVGLFEFLFDQAPESMRSSATAIYCIIIAIGSYAGTFIVTLVHKYSGKERNWLPDRNLNRGRLEYYYYLVSGVQVLNLIYFGICLWFYTYKPLEEIAEIINKEEDLEQVDAKILASNLEEKV, encoded by the exons ATGGAGGAAGAGAAAAGCATTAGAGGGAATGGAGAgaaagaaaaggagaagaaaaatggaaaacaaCGAGGAGGCATCCGAACATTACCTTTCATCCTTG CAAATGAAGTGTGTGATAGATTTGCGAGTTCTGGTTTTCACGCAAACATGATAAGCTACCTTACACAACAATTGAACATGCCATTGGTTTCAGCTTCAAATACTCTCAGCAACTTTAATGGAGTTTCTAGCTTGACTCCTCTTCTTGGCGCTTTCATTGCTGATTCTTTTGCAGGAAGATTTTGGACCATTGTTGTTGCCACTATCATCTATGAACTG GGACTTATTACTATAACAATATCAGCTATAATGCCCCAATTTCACCCTCCACCATGTCCAACACAATTAAATTGTGAAGAAGCCAAATCCTCACAACTATGGATACTCTATCTATCACTCTTTCTTGCAGCTCTTGGATCAGGTGGCATTAGATCATGTGTTGTACCCTTTTCAGGAGATCAATTTGACATGACTAAAAAAGGTGTTGAATCAAGAAAATGGAACCTCTTCAATTGGTACTTTTTTTGCATGGGATTTGCCACATTAAGTGCTTTAACTATTGTGGTTTATATTCAAGATCATATGGGTTGGGGTTGGGGCCTTGGCATTCCAACCATTGCAATGTTTATATCTATCATTGTTTTTGTTTTGGGTTCATCACTCTACAAGACTGTGAAACCAAACGGAAGCCCGTTTGTTCGAGTTGCGCAAGTGATTGTTGCAGCGTTTAAAAAGAGGAACGAGGTGTTGCCAAATGATTCTGAGCTTTTATACCAAAATATGGAGCTTGATTCTCCTATTTCCTTGGAAGGAAGACTTTCGCACTCGAAGCAATTCAA ATGGTTAGACAAGGCTGCAATTGTAACAAAGGAAGAAGACAAAAACCCGAACGCAAAACCGAACTTATGGAATTTAGCAACTGTCCATAGAGTTGAAGAGTTAAAATGTATCATTAGAATGCTTCCGATTTGGGCGTCAGGAATTCTACTCATAACTGCAGCATCACATCAGAGTAGCTTTGTAATCCAACAAGCTCGGACGATGAATCGTCATCTCTCGCATTCGTTCCAGCTTTCACCAGCCAATATGTCCATTTTCAGCGTACTAACTATGATGATAGGTATTGTTCTATACGAACGCCTTTTCGTTCCGTTTGCTCGTAGATACACTAAGAATCCTACTGGCCTTACATGTTTGCAAAGAATGGGAATAGGCTATGTGATCAACATTACAGGCACTATAGTTTCAGCACTAGTggaaatcaaaagaaaaaaagttgCTTCCGAATATAATTTATTGGATAATCCGAAAGCGATTATTCCAATAAGTGTGTTTTGGTTGGTTCCTCAGTATTTTTTGCATGGTGTGGCTGAAGTTTTTATGTCTGTTGGACATTTGGAATTTCTGTATGATCAATCGCCGGAAAGTATGAGGACGAGTGCTACGGCTTTGTACTGCATAGCGACGGCTATTGGAAGCTTTATTGGTACATTAATGGTGACATTAGTGCATAAGTATACTGGTAAAGAGAGGAACTGGTTACCTGATAGAAACCTGAATAGAGGTAGATTGGAGTACTATTACTTTCTTGTTAGTGGGATTCAAGTTGTAAATTTCATTTATTATGTAGTATGTGCTTGGTTTTATACATATAAGCCTGTGGAGGAAATTAGTGAAATAAACATGCAAGGAGATTTGGAACAGGTCAATAGAGAAGTTTCATTGGTTAGTTTAGAAGAGG GGAAGAGTATTGGTAGTGAAGAGCTACAGAACAAGAAGAAGGTGAAATCTCAGCGACGAGGAGGAATTCGAACACTGCCTTTCATCCTTG CTAATGAGGTATGTGATAGATTTGCTGTGGCTGGTTTCAACGGAAACTTGATAAGTTACCTAACTCAGCAACTGAACATGCCATTAGTATCAGCTGCAAACACACTCACAATCTTCGGCGGAACAGCTAGCTTCACGCCTCTCATTGGTGCTCTCATTTCCGAGTCCTTTGCCGGCCACTTCTGGACCATTACCATTGGTTCCATCATCTACCAACTCGGAATGATCAGCATAACACTATCATCTATACTCCCACACATGCGCCCTCCGCCATGTCCAACGCAACTAAACTGTCAAGAAGCAACCTCCTCGCAATTATCAATGTTCTTCATCTCTCTCGTTCTTATATCGATTGGATCAGGTGGAATTAGACCTTGTGTTGTTCCGTTCTTAGGAGAACAATTTGATATGACTAAAAAAGGTGTAGCGTCTAGAAAATGGAACATTTTCAATTGGTACTTTTTCTTCATGGGAATTGCTTCTCTAAGTGCTTTAACCATTGTGGTTTACATTCAAGACAATACTGGTTGGGGTTGGGGATTTGGCATACCGACTATTGTTATGTTTTTGTCCATTGTTGCATTTGTGTTCGGCTCGCCCTTTTATAAAACTGAGAAACCTAAAGGAAGCCCTTTGGTTCGTTTGGCACAAGTTATTGTAGCAGCTGTGAAAAAGAGGAAAGAGGTTTTGCCAAATGATCCAAAACATTTGTATCAAAATAGAGAGGTTGATGCCGGTATTTCCTTGGAAGGAAGACTTTTACATACAAATCAATATAA ATGGTTGGACAAGGCTGCAATTGTCACGGGCGAAGACGACACAGAACAAAATGCACCACCAAATTTTTGGAAATTAGTTACTGTCCATAGAGTTGAAGAGCTAAAATCAATCATTAGAATTCTTCCGATTTCGGCTTCAGGAATTTTGCTTATAGCCGCTTCAGCGCACCTACCTAGCTTTGTCATCGAACAAGCGCGCACAATGGATCGGCATCTCTCACAGACCTTCCAAATTTCGCCTGCTAATATGTCAATTTTCAGTGTAATTACCATGATGACAGGAGTTATTCTATACGAACGTCTTTTCGTTCCCATTGTCCGGAGATTCACAAAGAATCCGGTCGGAATCACGTGCATACAAAGAATGGGAATAGGCTTTGCAATCAACATTCTAGCCACATTAATTTCAGCACCCGTGgaaatcaaaagaaaagaagTTGCTGCTAAGTACAACTTATTGGATGATCCAAAAGCGATTATTCCTATAAGCGTGTTTTGGTTGGTGCCTCAGTATTGCTTTCATGGACTTGCTGATGTTTTCATGTCTGTTGGACTTTTTGAATTTCTATTTGATCAAGCACCTGAGAGTATGAGAAGTAGTGCTACTGCTATCTATTGCATAATTATAGCTATTGGAAGTTATGCAGGTACATTTATAGTGACACTTGTTCATAAATATAGTGGTAAGGAAAGGAATTGGTTACCTGATAGGAACCTTAATAGGGGTAGATTGGAGTATTATTATTATCTTGTTAGTGGTGTTCAAGTTCTTAATCTTATTTATTTTGGAATTTGTCTTTGGTTTTACACTTACAAGCCCTTGGAAGAAATTGCTGAAATCATCAATAAGGAAGAAGATTTGGAACAGGTTGATGCAAAAATCTTGGCTTCCAATTTAGAAGAGAAAgtttag